The sequence ctggaacgacgtcatggtgggatcatttagtcccacctttattgcagctctgtaacacctctggaggtagtaacagagccatgattaaagtggaatcatgattccagaatgctatgtaaaaggaacacctctcattctccaaccaaggtgtcgttttgactaagtattgcgtgtgcgacccccgtGCACCTAGAGGGATTTAAAAATGGGTtgtgtacagtaaaaaaaaaaaaaatcaacgttgccagaaagatgtcgaactggggaggctctgagatccatgagctgttgtcacttagggtggaggactctatccatgctaacatttgtggaatggtgaaagactctggagaggttagcaacaccgctatgctctggGTATTTCCAACGCAGAAGTGATGTCACACTATGCGCTGCGTcatcgcccctttgattccagaatgcaggtccgctgggtaaaagtccagcctgtctcacctctgttactcctttggcttggctgcggaaatcagtcaatggtggaaaaaaggaggGATCACCATCTctttgtaaaagtggctaatAAGGCTTACAACTACCACATTAATTTAGATTGACTTGGCAGTGTTTTCGATTTCGCTCTTACTTagagttttgtgtattttaggagCCATCATTCTCAAATGGAACATGGACTGATTTAAGGGATGCTGATGACAGCAGCTGACACTTTCTGTCAAGTTATATTAAAGTTTTTTGTCATAAATTTGCATGTTTTAAAATGGgtcaaagataatgtgatgaaggcTCAAAAACCTGTtccttctttgtttttatttataatgAACTTTTTGCTGGATTGTACCATTGGTACTGCAATGGGATATCagccaaaatgtaattttaaatcgCAGTAAAATCAGTGCCTCTGTGACTGATTTCCTTCATTTCATATTTGATTTACATTAATGAAACATGTCTTTCAGTTTGGACTAGTGGCTGAACAATAAAACAATACCTGTTTAAACTGGGTCTTAAAGGCgtgttcattgttttttcatgttcacTTCATTTGCAACTACTCCATTAAtcacaaaaaaaatgaatatgaaaacaatgattaTGAGCATTGTCActgccatcagactgtacaataCCTTAGACTGATGACAAATAGATGATTActtcaattttattattattattattatttttttttttttttttacctttttttattttctttgttgtattttcttgAGCTGATGGTAAGTGAATTTATTCCTCTGTATCTTTATCTGTAGTTGCTAATAATCACTTTAGACAAGCAGTCATGAGGATAAATTGGACATTTTTCCACAATAAATAATCTAAACTATTAACTGATTGCCAAAAAAGTCAATAATCATTTGTTTTAGATCCATAAATTCCAAATGGCACACATGACTGACTGATCTACACAACATTACAGCACAAGTTCATTCAGTAAGCTTCAACAGGTGTTATTATACTTAGTGGTATGTAGCATTGAAACTGCAACTGAGTGAATACCCCTCCACTAACAAAACAGCCCCTTGTTAGAACCTGtctatgtttttgtcttttatgataAGTGGAAAATACTCTGGTCCACTTTCAAACATAATATGTAACAGTAACACACCTTAACACTGTCTGAAAAAAAGAAGATCCTCCTAAATCTTTCACAGTGGACCTTTAAAGCAGTATTAAAGGGTCAATTCACAGTAATTACAGAACTGCTGTATTTTCCAAAGCTACTTGCAAGCACAGATACTACTTAAGTCGTTGAGAGAATATGTTTTTACTGTATGTGCGTACTGTAATTTGAGAGAAATGACCCTTTAAACTGTGCCGCTGGTGgtgttttgatgtgttttcaCAGTAGGTGATAAAAGAGGATTGACTGCCAACTCTGTCACCTCTGTGGCACGGAGCAATGGGCTGGATGAGGTGGAGGACTGCATTTTTGTGCGGTGACTTTAACCCTAAACAGTACTTAAGCTGTCTCTGTGATTGTCACTAATCTGTCATACGCACAGAACTGCAGAGACAGCGGTGTATCACCCTGCTATCCCCGCTTCGATTAGGCTATAATCCATTCCTAAATTACAGGAATGGTAACCACGCAGTCTCCAACAACAGCTCACATATCTATTGTCTCTCTATTGTCAAACCTGCTCCTTCTCTTGCGTCAGTGCGCACCCATAACCACCACACTCAAAGGACTCTTACTGAAACGCTCCATGAGtcctcaggtcagaggtcacctgtGGCCTCCGGTCTCCACGACGACAGCCTGGCAGTCCCCAAAACTGAGTCCCCTCCCCTCCAACCGCCCACCTACCCAAACCCACACCCGGGCTCTTGTGTCTCCCAGTCACGCAGCTTTTGTCCCCCAGAGTCTTGTGCATCAAAAGGGAGCCTGGAGGGTGCTCTTTAAGCCAAACATTTACAAGCATGTGGGGCCAATGGAAGTGCATGAGACCACCACAGCTGTAAAGTGACAGGAGATAGATGACAAAATACGCACTGTGAGTCCTGCAGCCAGCTCTTCTACCCAATATATCTAAAATAAACCTGCAAATTTAGacaatagaccaggggtgtcaaaatcattttagctcaggggccacatacagcccaatttgctCTTAAGTAGGTCAAACCAGTCAAACAATAGCGTAATAACttataactaatgacaactccaagtttttctctttgttttaatgcagtagttctcaaactttttacaggggagtaccccctgaaatatagttTTATAGCCAAGTACCCTCAACTCTTGATTCAGCATTTTTTGGCAaagtttgttcctgtgccaaaggtgtctgtttatatttccaAACCTTTATAAACAaagaacatatatttaactgtaatatacatatatataaaaacatttttaacatacattttgtgtgcaaaatataaactgaaaagtgccctctttcattgataagaaaaaattaatgaattggtcattaattaataaatgaacctttcattaaaaaataattagttaactactcaaataaactcatttggaATAATATAAATTAGACATGTTCTTAAAATGCTACCAAAGCTTTACCAACATGATTGACAATAAAGCTATTACATGAATGTGTTTATtgggttttatatttcagcattaattctcattacaTATTTGTGTGtaaggagaaataaaaacactcaagaaaaaaaaatctttactaaggttcttgtaattcatgcgtgaaagggttaagtttggcATCCTTGACAttcctgttaatatcttcagtgtcatttttgcactttgtaaattcatcccgggccacattggaacctttgatggcccggttttggcccgcgggacatatgtttgacacccctgcactagacaaGCAAACAGATGCAAAACGATTTGAACTCTCTGCTTGTGAGTAATGTTGTGTTATTGCATTGCAGGTTTTTTATCTTCAAGTTTATTCCCTTCATGTTAAGTCTGCAGAAAGTTTTTGCAGTGCCATCAGCACAGAGCGCAGAAAAACCCacgcacaaacactgacacagatTCAGCAGTAAAGGGCGTGCGGATAACCAAAAGATTAGGAAAATTGGCGCTCACCACATTCTGTATGCAGGACATCTCTTGGCCAGCTCTGCTTCTCTTACTGCAGTTGTTCTCGTCGGTTATATAAGGAACCAAACTGCGTGTCCGTGGCTCGGCCGGTATTTTCCAGGAGCAGACAGAGGCTGATCAGCCTGCGTGGACGTGGAGTGTACACTGACTGAAACTGACTCCTTTTCCCTCTCGGAGGTTTGAACAGAGCAGGACAGACTGAGAGGAAACACGAGAGGCAGGGAAACATGTGCCTGTCCCCCCGGTAACTGAACCAACGCGGACCGCTTAGTAAGAGGGACAGCGACATCTAGCGGACAGTGAACGCACCATAAACAAACAGTTGGATGCGCAGTGGGAAGAACCAGGCAGTCTGACCCTCCTaggccagtgtttctcaaaaagtggggcgtgGTGGCTTGGTAGGGGGGCATGGGAttattcctaggtgtttattttttcttcaggttcgaacatgtatcaggtggaactaatgttttggcattggagcaccctggactcattttagggacgtacaacaaacaaatctactgccatggtgatctgtcactagccCTTTCATGTatgctggtcactacagtggacagctattctacagctgttttcttgtatattcatggattttgtcattctttttgtttttgttgttgttgtttttacacatagatttattaaagttttaagatactACAtaccttttctgacatgaattggtaacattatgtagatctctcttgagcataaacccccagaatcacaagccctccgcatagttttcacacaatttatcagtaaatacatgtttctgtgtgtcaaaaattaaacgtgtggtgttcagctgagtggacatttttgtaacttcatgaaaaataggttcataagaatttctttctttctttctttctttctttctttctttctttctttctttctttctttctttaatttttcagaagaaaattttcaatcacattgtgttttttttcatgcctaaagaggaataaaaacactcaggaaaaaattttgattaaggttctcataatttgtgcatgaaagggctagactagacaaagagtttaggtttggagagtggacaaggattggactggaaaagaaaaatgtgcaatgtttctgtttttgcacagtttgtacagtttgcactttgatattctgagatgtgcaacggaaacaggctcattgcagccactgatgttgttaaaatgttcatctttgttaccaaaatgtgttgttctaaaaaaaaaaaaagaaaaagtaccttattgtcatagttgtaagataattacacatttcctatttttattttgaaaaataatgtctcagggagcagtcttgttgagttcatttgtattgttcaatcaaaaatctacgttatttttaatttgcacaacaaattattcaaggaaaagcaaaaagtattcttacgatattgatgtttctttcaataaaagtaataattgcaccacaggaacaatgttgttggggttgaggggggcttggagatttttcgtgctccaaaggggggcccgacagaaaaagattgagaaccactgcagctGTAATATAAATCAAACTTGGAATATTTCCACTGAGTGATATTAGTTATTATGATTAACTTTTGTAGTTCTTgcatattagattatattatgtCAAAATAAAGAGACAGAAATAACAATACTGACTGATATTATAGATTTTTCATCATCTCGTCATGCTTGCAAACGAAACGCACTATTTTCACAAATTATTTAACAACCAGTTAACTTACACTGatttattatgccattatttctgttcttatgtatGATACTACTtataaataattccacaaaaacaGATGAGCTTGTGTGTTCTAAAAACGTTTAATATACAAAGGTGAAATCCATAACAACATATATAACATCACATGTAGAGTAACATTTGTGTTAAGACTGTAGTGTTTGTCTGATTCTGATGAAGCCTTTCATCTTATCTGCGATCTCAGAGGTGGTTGAATAATTATTCCAGCAGCAGCTGATCTCTACCGTCCTCTTCTCTGTTTGTCTCAGCGTTTGCTTTCATGGTTTCTTTGGTTTGGCTTTGGGGACAACTTTAACCGTGGTGGACACTGACTTGGATCCTTGCAGGTTCTGAGCCGTGCAGGTGTACGTGCCCCGGTCCACATCCCTCACCTCGTCCACCAGGAGAATGGACTGAGACTGCTGTCGGCCTGCACCTCCAGCAACTGGACTGACGCTGTCCTGTGTGTACAGAGGCCTCCCAATCTGCAGCACAGCAAAGCACAGCACATGTAGAAAGAATAAGTAACCTCTTTGCAATGAATCAGCAagtctaaatgtccaaatgttaATGATTAATGTATGGAATCTATCTCTCAGGAGGTCATTATAGAGGCAGAAGATGCATATGCATAGGTATTAAAGATCTGTATAGCAGTAAAAAGTCATTTATTAACAGGAGAAGAAATTAGTGATTTATCAGACTTAAATATCTGTGAAATCTGTGTGGGTGTTACTGTACTGTGACACTGACTAGAtatgtcagtgtcagtgtcagtctgACCTCCTGTCCCGGGTATTCCCAGGCAAAGTCAATCAACACATCCAGTTCTCCCATCACGGTGCAGCTGACGCGTAGATTCTCGCCCACAGTTACTGAACTCGATGAAGCTTGGATCACCGGAGCAGGAGGAGCCATGGGGTCTGATCATGGAAAGTCATAGAATTATGTGAATACTAAATTGCCCACTTAAATAAGTCTGATACAGAGATATTATCACTATATTATTTCAGTATTAGGTTGAACCACCTTAAATTCTTGTGCAATAATGCAGCTAAATTTGATCATATTTTGGATTTCAgaatttgttttattgtatttttttcttatcatattTTGTCTGTTGTACGCAACAGGAAACATGACCTTTAGCTTTTGCGCTTTATCTTTTGTCCTGATTTCCAGGTTAATTTTTGCTTCTGAGATAATAAAATGACTGCACTGAGGTAATATAATATTGTCTGCAAGTAAAGGAAACTCAGCACAGCAAAACGCCTTATATGggaaatgtgtctttttttctttaaagaacAATAATGTTTTTCATCAGTAAAATCCtttcattttaataaaatataccTGTGTTTTACCTGTGTAAGCTGTCTTAgctaagacagacagacagatagacagacagacagatagatagatagatagatagatagatagatagatagatagatagatagatagatagatagatagatagatagatagatagatagatagatagatagatagatagatagatagatagatagatagatagatagatagatagtgaaaTATcgaagaaaaaaactataacaatGGTTCTTGTAATATTCCTACAAAGGAACAACATTGTTTCCTTATTTTATGTCCTAATATGTCCATCTGAAATAACAGTGTTTTTGTTGctgaaaattaacaaaacttaTTCAAATGTTGGTATTTTTCTAAGGCCCTTTATGGTCTCATTGACAAGACTTTTATTTTAGTGATAACACATTCATCAAATTGAAATTCTTTTaatccactggcagattttttttctctaaaaagaAGATAATTTGTCTTGTATCACCTGTTTTACTTCTGCAGTGTTCAACATTTTCACATCCGTAGTATCCTTGAGTTCTAATCACAGGTGACGTTGCGTTTGTATAAAGTGTTTCTTTGGTAAACTGCCCATCTTCTTCATGTCTATAAGTCTTATTACTTCACCACCTGCAGGGGAGGCAGGGGGTGTtgcttttggttcggtttgtttctttgttgtttgtttgttaacactttagcagcaaaactgtcagttgaattcataccatattgggtttatatattgccagtgacccagaatagatgtggttacattttgggagcagtaggtcaaagttcaaatgttttatgaattttttaaatctttgttttttttcctatttacttacaaCGGGCAAGATTTCTTATAATGATgtttataaaaatatcaattttatttcaatttacttcagacttggcacatatatagaggcagttgatatgctgacatcagctcacgcatagacatgatgacatcagctggatcgatgccaaaataagttagaatacatgcgaggggtggggtctgttgtgcctggcaccatttttTCCTGCAGACAAATACTAAAATGTGTgagtacctgtgtgtgtttgcactCACAGTTCACATATATGAGCATGTATTTGGTGGAGCTCTGCCTCAGGTTTCCCAGGCTGGCGACGCAGAACAGGGCTCCAGCGTGATAAGGCCGGGGACGATGGATGGTGAAGCCCCTCCTGACACTAAAGGAGATCTCTGTCCCATCCACTGCCACCTCCGCCGGGGGATACTCCCTGTGCAGCGTCACCTTGGCCTCAGGTGACGTCACCTGGCAGGGCAGGACCGTGGGCCAGTTGGTTCTCAGCTGAATCACCTCATAGTAGTCAGATGATGGAACAAACAGTTCTTGTGGGTCTGGTTGGTGCAGAGCAAAGATATGGCAAATTTGTGATAAGATAGCAAGATTTCATATCAAGCTGGGGCTGCAGTTCAAAGAAGTGCATATGTAAGCATCAATAAAGCTTTTCCATTGTACCGGGAAAGAAGACAAAGACTTTCACAGCTTTGTCGTACTCCTTTCTGCAGTCAGTGTCCTCACAGTACATTGGATAACAGGTGTACTCCCCAGTGTCTGCACCAGTCGTGTTGACTAATGTCAGAGCCCCATACCGCTCATTCTGGACAATCCTGCAAAAGCAAAAAAATGAGTTTAACCTGAAAATATAAAACTCAAAGGAAAGTCTCCAAGCAAA is a genomic window of Sphaeramia orbicularis chromosome 10, fSphaOr1.1, whole genome shotgun sequence containing:
- the LOC115427716 gene encoding platelet-derived growth factor receptor-like protein, whose product is MPLVNSCGSKGKLVLTTLLICAVILELAYCQKDAKEQRTQPGVKVKPTKPKAEKTTNKGPRVITTKPKVKAPRAAQRQNLLTQVVNRGKFKKVGETISVPAGDTLELRCRGKPVQWGVPRYLEEDDDGRLKIVQNERYGALTLVNTTGADTGEYTCYPMYCEDTDCRKEYDKAVKVFVFFPDPQELFVPSSDYYEVIQLRTNWPTVLPCQVTSPEAKVTLHREYPPAEVAVDGTEISFSVRRGFTIHRPRPYHAGALFCVASLGNLRQSSTKYMLIYVNYPMAPPAPVIQASSSSVTVGENLRVSCTVMGELDVLIDFAWEYPGQEIGRPLYTQDSVSPVAGGAGRQQSQSILLVDEVRDVDRGTYTCTAQNLQGSKSVSTTVKVVPKAKPKKP